One genomic window of Azospirillum sp. TSH58 includes the following:
- a CDS encoding VOC family protein, whose protein sequence is MEQRVSLITLGVADLARSRRFYEEGLGWTPSPVSQDAITFYQLGGVALALFGREALAEDAHLAESGPTSGFGGITLAHNLRSKAEVDAVMAQAERAGGRILKPAQDVFWGGYSGYFADPDGHPWEVAWNPFAALGEDGSFRLEG, encoded by the coding sequence ATGGAACAGAGAGTCAGCCTGATCACGCTGGGCGTCGCCGACCTCGCGCGCAGCCGCCGCTTCTACGAGGAGGGGCTGGGCTGGACCCCCTCCCCCGTCAGCCAGGACGCCATCACCTTCTACCAGCTGGGCGGCGTCGCGCTCGCCCTCTTCGGGCGGGAGGCGCTGGCCGAGGACGCGCATCTGGCGGAGTCGGGCCCGACGTCGGGCTTCGGCGGCATCACGCTGGCCCACAACCTGCGCAGCAAGGCGGAGGTGGACGCCGTGATGGCCCAGGCCGAACGGGCCGGCGGGCGCATCCTGAAGCCGGCACAGGACGTGTTCTGGGGCGGCTACAGCGGCTATTTCGCCGATCCGGACGGCCACCCCTGGGAAGTCGCCTGGAACCCCTTCGCCGCGCTGGGCGAGGACGGGAGCTTCCGGCTGGAGGGGTGA
- a CDS encoding rhodanese-like domain-containing protein — protein MPMKKGYKELLAEANARIQAITPQEALSLHGDPDVVFVDIRDPRELTRDGMIPGAFPATRGMLEFWVDPDSPYHKPVFASGKRFVFYCASGWRSALATDTVQAMGLENVCHLEGGFKGWKEAGLPVATPPAATPPAAMPPAAMPPAERKGS, from the coding sequence ATGCCGATGAAGAAGGGCTACAAGGAGTTGCTGGCCGAAGCGAACGCCCGCATCCAGGCGATCACGCCGCAGGAGGCGCTGTCCCTGCACGGCGACCCCGATGTGGTCTTCGTCGACATCCGCGACCCGCGCGAGCTGACCCGCGACGGCATGATCCCCGGCGCCTTCCCGGCCACCCGCGGCATGCTGGAATTCTGGGTCGACCCGGACAGCCCCTATCACAAGCCGGTCTTCGCGTCGGGCAAGCGCTTCGTCTTCTACTGCGCCAGCGGCTGGCGCTCGGCGCTCGCCACCGACACCGTGCAGGCGATGGGGCTGGAGAACGTCTGCCACCTGGAGGGCGGCTTCAAGGGCTGGAAGGAGGCCGGCCTGCCGGTCGCCACGCCGCCCGCCGCCACGCCGCCCGCCGCCATGCCGCCCGCCGCCATGCCGCCCGCCGAACGGAAGGGAAGCTGA